The nucleotide sequence TAAGAACACGACTCAATGTATATCGCAAGGAAACCGAACCGGTAATAAAGCATTACAAGAAACAGGACAAGGTGCAGGAAATTGATGGTTCTGGCACCATTGATGAGATATTCGAACGCATTAAAGCTGCATTATCCTAACCGTCTCAATTTCCACGGAACGATAATGTCAATTTCTGATGTATATTTAAACGAACCTTTAATTAAACAGGGCGTATATGTCATCATCGGGAAAATTGAATTTTGCTTTAGTTAAATGGGGAACCGTTCTCTCCGTAATTGGCGCTTTAATGGTGATTTTATCCGGTTACGCATATCAATGGGGTTGGTGGCATTTCAGTTTTGGGTTTAGCCTGATACCATGGGGAACTGGCGGAGCAATTGTCGGGGGGCTCATAGCGGCCATTGGATTATTCCGAATGTCAGAGAAAACCAAGAATTATGTTATCGCCGGCACTTTAGGAATCGTATTAGCCTTAGCCGCATTGGGAAATATCGCCTATTGGTACAATGAGGTTCAACAGGGGTATCCTCCTATTCATGACATTTCGACTGACTTGGAGGACCCGCCGGAGTTTAATGCTATCGCTCCTCTCCGTGCAGACGCACCCAACCCTGTAGAATATGCCGGGGAAGAAACAGCAGAAATCCAGCGTAGCTTCTATCCCGATTTAGAGTCTGTAACTGTTGGCTTTGAATACGATGAAGCTTATAACCGGGCTTTGGAAGCGGCCCGGGATATGCCATGGGAAATTGTAGATGAAAACAGGGAACAAGGGCGTATTGAAGCTTTTGAAAAATTAGCCTGGTTTGGCTTCATCGATGATGTTGTAATTCGGGTTGATACCACAAGCGATGGTGCAGGTACCAAAATAGATATACGCTCAAAATCCCGAATTGGCCGTGGAGACTTGGGCGTAAACGCTAAAAGAATTCGAGCTTATCTTAAAGAACTGGAAAACTAATCCCGGCTTAGTCTAATCTTTTTATCACTTCTTTTGCCAGAAGCGATGCTGCTTTCGGGTTATGACGAAACCAAAGTTCGGGTTCAATAAGCTCAAGTTCAGAAACAGCCAGCTCTCCGTCATTATCCAGCAAGAGATCGATCCTGGCATAGGCAGGTTCTTCCGGACATGCCCCAACTACTTTTAATGCAAAAGCTATCTCTTCATCAGAAGCATGGTGTTCATGGACCGTTCCTCCATAATCATCCTGAACCCTGAAATCTCCTTCCTTTGCTTTTTTCAAAACAGCATGACTAAACTGATTACCAAAAACCATCAGAGACAGCTCGCCTCTTTCCGGAATTGAATATTGAAAAGGTTGAAGCATAAAATCTTCTTTCTGCATCACCCCTGAGAGCTTGTTTGAAATGGTGTGAAGGTTTTCCGGAGTGATGCTATAGGTATGGCGTGCTGCTCCGCCAATAGTAGGCTTAATTACCGTAGCCTCCCATCCCGTCAAATCATGCAACTCTTCCAACGTTAAAAGTGAGCCGCGCGGAATATATCGAGTTGGTACAATTCGAATATTTTCACTGCTGAGATTAGCTAAATAATGTTTATCAACATTCCAGGTTATTAAATCTATGGTATTAATGAATTTAGTTTTTAACGAAGTACTATTCACCCATCTTTTAAACTCTGAAAAACGATCAAAATAATCCCAGTTGGTTCTGAATAGAACCGCTTTAGTACTCCCCCAGTCAAAATCCGGGTCGGCCCAATCTTTGCGTTCCACACGCAACCCTTCACCCTCTAATGCATCCTTTACTATTTGGTCCTCAGTCAAAATATTCTGTACGTACTCACCCGGTGAAACCGGATTAACGTATCTGGAATCTGTCAGCAAAACAACATCAAAGTGAGCCATATTACATATCCTTATTGAAGTGTCAAAAAATTATAGCAGACAAGGACGACAAATATCCCTGAAAAACCAATACCAAAGGCGATTTTTCCTGTTAAAGTGTAAAAATACGAAATGAATGAACTCTTACTTAAAACAACCCTAATTGAGTGTCTTCCTTATTCACCGGCCATTCCGGAAGTTCCGGTAACTCCATTAATTCAGAAAGGGACCGATGAAAATGCCGGCAAAGCTTGGGCTGCTCTATCTTATCTGGTGCATGTATAAAAACATACGGGTGTAAGCCTTCTCCAATCCATTCTGCTACAATAATTGCCCACTCTTTTAAATACGGCTCATTATTTATGATATCATTAGTTCCTACAAAGCGGAGCACCGGCCGTGATGAAGTGGTATCAAAACGAACAGGCACTTTTGGTTTCTTCTTTTGTGCCTCCAAAATAGTCGGGTCCTGAGATTTTACAGAGTACAGCTTCCGGGTATCAAAGATAACACGGTCCACATCATAGCTTTTCAGCAAAGAGATGAGATTCCGTTCGTGTTTCCCATGATCAAAAAAATCCTTATGCCGCATTTCTACAGAGTAGCTAAATATTTTGGGGAGAATGGAAAAAACCTCCTCTAACCGATAAAGCTCTGAGGGTGAAAATGACTCTGGAAACTGAATCATAAAAGGCCCAATTTTTTCCCGAATAGGTTCGAATAGTTTAACAAAATCAAGCACCTCCCCCTTCACATTATACATTCGCTTTTCATGAGTGATATAGCGCGGAAACTTAAAACAAAATTTAAATCCTTTTGGGGTTTTGTCGCCCCATTGTTTAATCACATCAGGAGTGGGGGTACTGTAAAATGTGGTATTACCCTCTACTGAATTAAAGACAGAAGCATATTGCGATAAAAAGTTTTCCTGCTTGGCATCATCGGTAAAAAACGTACCCTTCCATTCCGGAAGACTCCAGACTGTACAACCAAGATGATATGGCATCGCAGTTTTGCTCACGAACACATTCATTAAGAATATTAAAGCATGGGGGAATTTAAGCTTTTAAGTTGAATTTAAAATTACCGTTCAAATATTATATATACATGAGGCTTAACTCTCGGTTTTAAAAGTATAATCACCTAATTATGCAATTTTGTATTAAAAATGTTACTGTATTGCACACAATCTTGAATAAACGGGACGTATAAATGAAAAAACAACTAACTGTTCTTGGGGTCTTTACACTAATTTTATTACTCTCAAGTCCATTGAAGGCACAAAAAAAGGATTTAAAACCTGCTGACTACGCTCAGTGGCAAAGCATTTATTCCACTACTTTCTCAGATGATGGCAACTGGTTTTCTTATCAAATTTCTTTAGTCGAAGGTGACGGATGGCTTATGCTCACCAACGTGGAAAACAACAATGAATACAAATTTATGCACGGGGTGGAGCCTTTCTTTTCTAAAGACAATAAATGGTTCGCTTTCAGAATTGGTGTTTCTGAAGATGAAGCAAACAAACTGGAAGAACAAGATAAAAAAGTGCGCTTTGATCTCGGGCTAATGAACCTGGCTACGGCTGAAACAGATACTTTTAAAACTATTGAAGGATTTGAATTCTCTGAATCCGGAAGTCACCTGTTAATGAAAAAATACAAGGCCGATGAAGTAAAAACAGCGGGGACTGATATAATTCTCAGAAATCTGGATTCCGAGACAAACCAGGTAATAGGGAATGTCTCCGATTACGCCTTTAACGATGCCGGAACTCACCTTGCGTTCACCATAGATGCTTCCGAAAAATTGGGGAACGGAGTACAGCTTATTAACTTGGCCAATAACAGCATTTCTGTTTTGGACAGCGATACGGAAACTTATAAAGGATTAACCTGGCATAATGAAAAAAATGCCTTGGCCTTCATGAAAACCCAAAGTGATACCGTTCATAAAGACGAAACTCATTTAGTCTATGCTTATCCCGATGTTACTAATCCATCCGGCCTAAAAGTATTTGACCAATCGGAAAACAACTCTTTACCAGAGAATTATCGTGTAGTTGATTTTGTTGGTTTAAGATGGGCAGAAGATGTAGAAACGGTCTTTTTCGGAATCAAAGAATGGGAACTCAAAGAAAAGGACGAACCCAAAGATACTTCTGCCATTGCTAAGCTCAACAAAGATCTTGACCCAACTAATGTTGAAGTATGGCACTGGAGAGATGCTGAAATTCAACCTCAACAGCAAGTTCGACTGAACCAAAAAAAAGAAGCTAATTTCCTGTCGGCCTGGCATCTTAATAATAATTCCTTTGTACAACTGGAAGATGATCAGATTGAAAACGTAAATCTAACCGGAAAAGAAGAATATGCTATTGGTTATGATCCCCATCCCTACGAGCCTGCCTTTAGGGAAAGTTGGAACGATATCTACGTGATTGATGCAAATTCAGGCAAACGCACAAGAATTCTTGAACGGCACGAAAATGCAAGCGGCAGTCCCGGAGGTAAATACATTCTTTATTTTAAAGATACTGATTGGTGGACCTACAGCATTAAAAACAACAAACACAACAACATAACCGGAGCTATTGATACGCGATTCGAAAACTTTAAAAGAATCAGCGGTCGGGAAAATTTCCCTCCTTTCGGAACCGGACAATGGGTTGAAGGGGATGAATGGTTGCTTATTTATGATGAATACGATGCGTACCGAGTTTGGGCTGACGGCAGTAAATACGAAAACCTGACAAACGGAACAGAAGACGAAATCCAATACCGGCAAACAAGACTGGATTACGAAAATAACTTTATCTCCAAAGGCGATCCTATCTATTTTTCCAAGTATGGATATTATACCAAGGATCGCGGATATGCCCGGCTTGATAATAGAAACCGTCTGCAAGAGCTCGTTTACGATTCTAAAATGTTTGGTCGGCTTAACAAAGCAGATTCAGCAAATAAATTTGTGTTCCTGAGAGAAAGCGCAACGGAATCTCCAAATTTCTACCATGTAAACGCTAATTTCAGGAATCCGGATCAGATTACAAATACCAATCCGCAACAAGAAGAATTTTATTGGGCTGATGACGAGCTCATAACTTTCACCAATGCGCGCGGCGATAAATTACAAGGACGTCTTTTATACCCGGCTAACTATGAAGAAGGCAAAAAGTACCCGATGATTACCTATATCTATGAGATGCGCTCGCAAAGCATGCATAATTATACCATCCCCTCCCGAACCAGCCCATACAACATGAGGCGGTATTCTTCGGAAGGATACTTTGTTTTTGAGCCTGACATCAATTATGAACTCAGAGATCCGGGCATATCCGCTGTTGAAAGTGTGGTTCCTGCCGTCAAAAAAGTATTGGAAACCGGAATGATTGCCGAGGACAAAATCGGGTTAACAGGGCACTCTTGGGGAGCTTATCAAACAGCGTTCATCATCACCCAAACTGACATTTTTAACTCTGCTGTTGCCGGAGCCCCACTGACAAATATGGTAAGCATGTATAATTCCGTATACTGGAATTCCGGAACTCCGGATGCTCAAATTTTTGAAGTTAGCCAAGGGCGTTTCCCTGAACCATATTGGAACGACTGGGATAAATTTATTGAAAACTCCCCCATCTTTAATATGGAAAATAATACCACTCCGCTTCTTGTTGAGTTCGGCACAGATGATGGAGCCGTAGATTTTAATCAAGGTGTTGAGCTATACAATACCATGCGCAGAATGGAAAAACCATATGTGATGCTCGTATACGAGGGGGAAAATCACGGTCTTCGGCGCAAGGAAAATCAAATTGATTATGCCAACCGCGCCTTTGAGTGGCACGAACACTTCCTGAAAGATGCAGAAGCACCAGAATGGATCAAAAGTGGGTTACCCTATCTGAAACGTCCTGAAATTCAGGAGAAAGAAAAAAAGTAACCTCCACTGTACTTTTACTTTTAAGTCCGCTTCAGATTACTGAGGCGGACTTTTTTATTTCGTTTTTTAATCTCCGAACTAAAAAAACTAACGTTCAGGCCGTTTTAGACATTTTTGCACAAGATTTAAAACGTATGCTAAATGAAATTCCGTCCTCAACTGTTAATTCGTAGGTGGCATTCAGTTGTTTTATCAGGGATGAAATCAGCGTCATTCCAAGTGTTTTTGGATTTTCAAACTTAACACCATCCGGAAAACCCGGGCCATTATCAGATACTTTTATGAATACTTCATTCTTATTTTGGTACAACGAAACCTTAACCTTTCCTTTACCATCCTTGGAACCATATTTAAAGGCATTTATCAATAATTCATTTAAAAGTAATCCGGCGGGAATGGACTGCTTGATACTCAACGTCACCGGCCGACTATCTACCATTACCCTTAGCTCTTCAGAATTGGAACAATATTTCTTTCGTGCCGACTCTATAAGCTCATTCACATACTCGTCCATCCGGATACTGGAAAATGTTTCAGTATGATAGAGTCTCTCATGCACCAATGCCATAGAATGAATACGAGAGACCGTACTCTCAAAATAATTGTCCATATCATTTGAATCAGACATCTCCTGTTGCAACTGAATTAAACTCGATATCAGGGCCATATTGTTCTTTACCCGGTCATGAATCTCAGAC is from Gracilimonas sp. and encodes:
- a CDS encoding DUF1499 domain-containing protein; this translates as MSSSGKLNFALVKWGTVLSVIGALMVILSGYAYQWGWWHFSFGFSLIPWGTGGAIVGGLIAAIGLFRMSEKTKNYVIAGTLGIVLALAALGNIAYWYNEVQQGYPPIHDISTDLEDPPEFNAIAPLRADAPNPVEYAGEETAEIQRSFYPDLESVTVGFEYDEAYNRALEAARDMPWEIVDENREQGRIEAFEKLAWFGFIDDVVIRVDTTSDGAGTKIDIRSKSRIGRGDLGVNAKRIRAYLKELEN
- a CDS encoding DUF72 domain-containing protein → MSKTAMPYHLGCTVWSLPEWKGTFFTDDAKQENFLSQYASVFNSVEGNTTFYSTPTPDVIKQWGDKTPKGFKFCFKFPRYITHEKRMYNVKGEVLDFVKLFEPIREKIGPFMIQFPESFSPSELYRLEEVFSILPKIFSYSVEMRHKDFFDHGKHERNLISLLKSYDVDRVIFDTRKLYSVKSQDPTILEAQKKKPKVPVRFDTTSSRPVLRFVGTNDIINNEPYLKEWAIIVAEWIGEGLHPYVFIHAPDKIEQPKLCRHFHRSLSELMELPELPEWPVNKEDTQLGLF
- a CDS encoding prolyl oligopeptidase family serine peptidase, which gives rise to MKKQLTVLGVFTLILLLSSPLKAQKKDLKPADYAQWQSIYSTTFSDDGNWFSYQISLVEGDGWLMLTNVENNNEYKFMHGVEPFFSKDNKWFAFRIGVSEDEANKLEEQDKKVRFDLGLMNLATAETDTFKTIEGFEFSESGSHLLMKKYKADEVKTAGTDIILRNLDSETNQVIGNVSDYAFNDAGTHLAFTIDASEKLGNGVQLINLANNSISVLDSDTETYKGLTWHNEKNALAFMKTQSDTVHKDETHLVYAYPDVTNPSGLKVFDQSENNSLPENYRVVDFVGLRWAEDVETVFFGIKEWELKEKDEPKDTSAIAKLNKDLDPTNVEVWHWRDAEIQPQQQVRLNQKKEANFLSAWHLNNNSFVQLEDDQIENVNLTGKEEYAIGYDPHPYEPAFRESWNDIYVIDANSGKRTRILERHENASGSPGGKYILYFKDTDWWTYSIKNNKHNNITGAIDTRFENFKRISGRENFPPFGTGQWVEGDEWLLIYDEYDAYRVWADGSKYENLTNGTEDEIQYRQTRLDYENNFISKGDPIYFSKYGYYTKDRGYARLDNRNRLQELVYDSKMFGRLNKADSANKFVFLRESATESPNFYHVNANFRNPDQITNTNPQQEEFYWADDELITFTNARGDKLQGRLLYPANYEEGKKYPMITYIYEMRSQSMHNYTIPSRTSPYNMRRYSSEGYFVFEPDINYELRDPGISAVESVVPAVKKVLETGMIAEDKIGLTGHSWGAYQTAFIITQTDIFNSAVAGAPLTNMVSMYNSVYWNSGTPDAQIFEVSQGRFPEPYWNDWDKFIENSPIFNMENNTTPLLVEFGTDDGAVDFNQGVELYNTMRRMEKPYVMLVYEGENHGLRRKENQIDYANRAFEWHEHFLKDAEAPEWIKSGLPYLKRPEIQEKEKK